One genomic segment of Candidatus Paceibacterota bacterium includes these proteins:
- the cysS gene encoding cysteine--tRNA ligase: MIKIYNTLSKKKELLSIKKEKPGLFVCGITAYDSPHLGHAKTYLFFDFFTKYLKSKGYNLFYLQNITDIDDKIIKKAKEKNISPIKLAREYEKEYLEEMKLLKVNSVSKYARATENIKEIISQVERLIEKGFAYQIKDGIYFDIKKFKNYGKLSRRTILQAEDGVSRIDEGKGKNNRGDFCLWKFSKEGEPKWKSPFGEGRPGWHIEDTAIAEKYLGSQYEIHAGGRDLIFPHHEAEIAQMEAISGKRPYVKYWMHTGFLTVEGQKMSKSLNNFITLKELLTKYNPRILRYFLLKHHYRSPFDYDEKKIEQAKKELEKIDNYILKCKEYSFKKDDLNKKAIDKIKEKFEKALENDFNTPIAVSLIFDLLKISPSKEALLFIKEIDKYFNVFISKKEIIPEKVKKLVKEREKERKANNFEKADIIREKIENLGYKVEDTKKGPAIKKI, from the coding sequence ATGATTAAAATATACAACACTCTTTCAAAAAAGAAAGAATTATTAAGTATAAAAAAAGAAAAGCCCGGTCTTTTTGTTTGTGGAATAACTGCTTATGACAGCCCCCATTTGGGACACGCCAAAACCTACCTTTTTTTTGATTTTTTTACCAAATACTTGAAAAGCAAGGGATATAATCTTTTTTATCTTCAAAACATAACCGATATTGACGATAAAATAATAAAGAAAGCCAAAGAAAAAAATATTTCTCCGATAAAACTGGCAAGAGAATACGAAAAAGAATATCTTGAAGAAATGAAGCTTCTTAAAGTAAACAGCGTCAGTAAATATGCAAGAGCAACGGAAAATATAAAAGAAATAATTTCTCAAGTTGAAAGATTAATTGAAAAAGGATTCGCTTATCAAATCAAAGACGGAATATATTTTGACATAAAGAAATTCAAAAACTACGGCAAACTCTCAAGAAGAACAATTCTTCAAGCAGAAGACGGGGTCTCAAGAATTGACGAAGGAAAAGGAAAAAATAATAGAGGCGATTTTTGTCTTTGGAAATTTTCAAAAGAAGGAGAACCTAAATGGAAAAGTCCATTTGGAGAAGGCAGACCGGGGTGGCATATAGAAGATACGGCAATTGCCGAAAAATATTTAGGATCTCAATATGAAATCCATGCCGGAGGAAGGGATTTAATATTCCCGCACCATGAAGCCGAAATCGCCCAAATGGAAGCCATATCCGGAAAAAGGCCATACGTAAAATACTGGATGCATACTGGCTTTCTTACCGTAGAAGGACAAAAGATGTCAAAATCTCTCAATAATTTTATTACCCTAAAAGAACTTTTAACAAAATACAATCCCAGGATTCTAAGATATTTTCTTTTAAAGCATCATTACAGATCTCCTTTTGATTATGACGAGAAAAAAATAGAGCAAGCAAAAAAAGAACTGGAAAAAATAGACAATTATATCCTTAAATGCAAAGAATATTCTTTTAAGAAAGACGACTTAAATAAAAAAGCAATAGACAAAATAAAGGAAAAATTTGAAAAAGCGCTTGAAAATGACTTTAATACACCTATTGCCGTTTCGCTGATATTTGACCTTCTTAAAATTTCTCCTTCAAAAGAAGCTCTTTTATTTATTAAAGAGATTGATAAATATTTCAATGTTTTTATATCCAAAAAAGAAATTATTCCTGAAAAAGTAAAAAAACTGGTAAAAGAAAGAGAAAAAGAAAGAAAAGCCAATAATTTTGAAAAAGCGGATATAATAAGAGAAAAAATAGAAAATCTGGGATATAAGGTAGAAGACACAAAAAAAGGACCGGCAATAAAAAAGATTTAG
- the recR gene encoding recombination mediator RecR, protein MDHPIQKLIEAFSKFPGTGTRVAGRFARYIIKMENREFDVFLKNLSEVRKKVKICSFCFDMFEGEKEDSFCPICLDKTRSKDVLCIVEKESDLEAIEKTKKYKGLYFILGGTVSLSFKKENKLRIEELKSRIEKLKSLKEIIIATNFTAEGEATGLYIERIIKELSPSLKITRLSRGMPIGGELEYADSETIEGALLGRK, encoded by the coding sequence ATGGATCATCCTATTCAAAAACTAATTGAAGCGTTTTCAAAGTTTCCGGGAACAGGAACCAGAGTAGCCGGACGTTTTGCAAGATATATAATCAAAATGGAAAACAGAGAATTTGACGTCTTTTTGAAAAATCTTTCTGAAGTGAGAAAAAAGGTTAAAATATGTTCATTCTGTTTTGATATGTTTGAAGGTGAAAAAGAAGACAGTTTCTGTCCTATTTGCCTTGATAAGACAAGAAGCAAGGACGTTCTTTGCATTGTTGAAAAAGAATCAGACCTTGAAGCAATAGAAAAAACAAAAAAATACAAAGGCCTTTATTTTATTCTAGGAGGAACCGTTTCTTTGTCTTTTAAAAAAGAAAATAAATTAAGAATTGAAGAATTAAAATCAAGAATAGAAAAACTTAAATCTTTGAAAGAAATAATAATCGCCACTAACTTTACAGCAGAAGGAGAAGCAACCGGACTTTATATTGAGAGAATAATCAAAGAGTTAAGTCCTTCTTTAAAAATTACCCGTCTTTCAAGAGGAATGCCCATAGGAGGAGAACTGGAATATGCCGACAGCGAAACAATTGAAGGCGCCCTTTTGGGAAGGAAATAA
- the rplU gene encoding 50S ribosomal protein L21, giving the protein MLAIIKTGGKQYKISPGEKIKVEKLEIEEGKEVVFNEVLLIEDKEEVKIGTPFIEKATVTGKVLSQGKGKKVIVFKYKPKTRYKKKTGHRQMFTEVEILKINS; this is encoded by the coding sequence ATGCTGGCAATAATAAAAACGGGAGGGAAGCAGTATAAAATTTCTCCTGGAGAAAAAATAAAAGTGGAAAAGCTTGAAATCGAAGAGGGGAAAGAGGTTGTTTTCAATGAGGTTTTACTCATAGAAGACAAAGAAGAAGTCAAAATAGGGACTCCTTTTATCGAGAAAGCAACCGTTACCGGAAAAGTTCTTTCTCAGGGAAAGGGAAAAAAGGTAATAGTTTTTAAATATAAGCCCAAAACCAGATACAAAAAGAAAACAGGGCACAGGCAGATGTTTACAGAAGTGGAAATATTGAAAATCAATTCTTAA
- a CDS encoding DNA recombination protein RmuC, with amino-acid sequence MEQILIIFLVFAVLFLSFLFLKKGQTKDEDSLIARQLYQFDSKMQVQHEQNIRIVRDITEKLTNLERTNKQVVDFSEQLNNLEKILTNQKQRGSLGEIGLHAVLENILPPTSFSMQYSFEDGDRVDAVIFTKDGMIPVDAKFSLENYQRIIDEKDEEKRQKLGRDFKNDLKRRIDETSKYIKPKYGTLDFAFMFIPAEGIYYDLLVNEVGAVKENTKNLINYAFNDRKVIIVSPTTFAAYLLTVLQGLRAFKIEESAKSIRKNVEMLGGHIRNYETFMKKLGGSLGIAVGHYNVALKELAKIDKDVVKITEAEEKKEVPKEIDMPDLKL; translated from the coding sequence ATGGAGCAAATCTTAATCATATTTCTGGTCTTTGCGGTGCTTTTTCTTTCATTTCTTTTTTTAAAAAAAGGGCAGACAAAAGACGAAGATTCTTTAATAGCCAGGCAGCTTTATCAGTTTGACAGCAAGATGCAAGTCCAGCATGAGCAAAATATCAGAATTGTCCGTGATATTACCGAAAAATTAACCAATCTTGAAAGGACCAACAAACAGGTTGTTGATTTTTCAGAACAGCTTAACAATCTTGAAAAAATCCTTACTAATCAAAAGCAAAGAGGGTCTTTGGGAGAAATAGGACTTCATGCTGTTTTGGAAAATATTCTTCCTCCGACTTCTTTTTCGATGCAGTATTCTTTTGAGGACGGAGACAGAGTTGATGCAGTAATATTTACTAAAGATGGTATGATACCCGTCGATGCCAAGTTTTCTCTAGAAAATTATCAAAGAATAATCGATGAAAAAGATGAAGAGAAGCGCCAAAAACTTGGAAGAGATTTTAAAAATGATCTAAAAAGGAGAATTGACGAAACTTCAAAGTATATCAAGCCAAAATACGGAACATTGGATTTCGCCTTTATGTTTATTCCGGCCGAAGGAATTTATTACGATCTTCTGGTAAACGAAGTTGGAGCAGTAAAAGAGAACACAAAAAACTTGATTAATTATGCTTTTAATGATAGAAAAGTAATCATTGTATCGCCAACCACGTTTGCCGCCTATTTGCTCACGGTTTTACAGGGATTAAGGGCCTTTAAGATAGAAGAGTCGGCCAAAAGCATTAGAAAGAACGTGGAAATGCTAGGAGGCCACATTAGAAATTACGAGACGTTTATGAAAAAACTTGGAGGATCATTGGGGATTGCCGTAGGGCATTATAATGTGGCTCTTAAAGAGCTTGCCAAAATAGACAAAGATGTGGTAAAGATTACGGAAGCAGAAGAAAAAAAAGAAGTTCCAAAAGAAATAGATATGCCTGATTTAAAGTTATAA
- the dnaB gene encoding replicative DNA helicase yields MAKDPNFKIPPQNIEAEKSLLGCLMLDKNALMKVIDFLRARDFYKDSHKKIYEVIMSLFEKGEPVDFLSASAKLKERGELEEAGGASYLTELINAVPTAAHVLSYAKTVQKKRLLRDLIEAGQDIHSMGYNEEEDIEVVLDKAEQKIFGITQKSVSQNFLVVKNMLGESFERIEKLSKHDGAMRGITTGFSSLDNMLSGLQKSDLVVLAARPSLGKSSLALNIALNAAKETKMPVGVFSLEMSKDQIIDRFISSVSNIDLWKIRTGKQLSEDDFECIQHALGTLSEVPIYIDDASSSNIIQMRAMSRRLQAEKGLGLIIVDYLQLMEPRNPSASPVQQVTEISRSLKGLARELNIPVLALSQLSRAVEQRIPPRPRLSDLRESGAIEQDSDVVLFIYRERKYKNNDEENKPGGSSGEAEIIIAKHRNGPTGTVKLYFDEQRASFRNLDKTGTDDYMTN; encoded by the coding sequence ATGGCAAAAGACCCCAATTTCAAAATACCTCCTCAAAATATTGAAGCCGAAAAATCCCTACTCGGATGTCTTATGCTTGATAAGAATGCTCTTATGAAAGTTATTGATTTTCTTAGGGCAAGAGATTTTTACAAAGATAGCCACAAGAAGATATATGAGGTAATAATGTCCCTCTTTGAAAAAGGAGAACCTGTTGATTTTCTTTCTGCTTCGGCAAAACTGAAAGAAAGAGGAGAGCTTGAAGAAGCCGGAGGAGCAAGCTATCTTACCGAGCTTATAAACGCCGTTCCAACCGCCGCCCATGTTTTAAGCTATGCCAAAACGGTGCAGAAAAAACGCCTCTTAAGAGACCTTATTGAAGCTGGCCAGGACATACATTCAATGGGATACAATGAAGAAGAAGATATAGAAGTTGTTCTTGATAAGGCAGAACAGAAAATCTTCGGAATCACTCAGAAATCGGTAAGCCAAAACTTTTTAGTTGTAAAAAATATGCTTGGAGAAAGTTTTGAAAGAATTGAAAAACTTTCAAAACATGATGGAGCAATGAGAGGAATAACTACCGGGTTTAGCTCTCTTGATAATATGCTTTCAGGATTGCAAAAATCAGACCTTGTCGTGCTTGCAGCAAGGCCTTCTTTGGGAAAATCTTCCCTTGCTTTAAATATCGCCCTAAACGCAGCAAAAGAAACCAAAATGCCGGTAGGAGTTTTTAGCTTGGAAATGTCAAAAGACCAGATAATAGACCGTTTTATTTCTTCCGTTTCAAATATTGATCTTTGGAAAATAAGAACAGGCAAACAACTAAGCGAAGATGACTTTGAATGCATACAGCACGCGCTTGGAACCCTTTCAGAGGTTCCTATTTACATAGACGACGCTTCTTCTTCAAATATTATCCAAATGAGAGCAATGTCCAGGCGCCTTCAAGCGGAAAAAGGCCTTGGGCTTATCATTGTCGATTATCTTCAGCTGATGGAACCTAGAAATCCTTCAGCAAGCCCGGTCCAGCAGGTTACCGAAATATCAAGATCGCTAAAAGGGCTAGCAAGAGAACTTAACATTCCTGTTCTTGCCCTTTCCCAGCTTTCAAGAGCCGTAGAACAAAGAATACCCCCAAGACCCCGATTATCCGATCTAAGAGAGAGCGGAGCCATTGAACAGGATTCAGATGTAGTTTTGTTTATCTACAGAGAAAGGAAATATAAAAACAACGATGAAGAAAATAAACCCGGAGGTTCCAGCGGAGAAGCGGAGATAATAATTGCAAAACACAGAAACGGACCAACCGGGACAGTAAAACTTTATTTCGACGAACAAAGAGCCTCTTTCAGAAATCTGGATAAAACGGGAACAGATGATTATATGACAAATTAA